Proteins from a genomic interval of Xanthomonas sp. AM6:
- a CDS encoding peptidoglycan-binding domain-containing protein: MEIDTRYYQQAENYMQDIASGRLSLDPGRRTHGIEPRPVIDDGIIRIGESSDVVQHAQRVLNAEGFHGADGQPLQEDGVYRLSMQPAVINYQQARGLTPTGDLDPATLQQIAPRVFPPEVNRPARDAPSYLDLHGSAAPERDPLHRQAEDAVRLLEQGLGREYDANSAKLAASAACLAKENGLSRIDHVVLSEDSRNVRAGENLFVVQGALNDPAHLRAHMRTEDALGQSVEQSLAQLQSLNQAQRQAQEAEQLNQVQAKPHQMG, encoded by the coding sequence ATGGAAATCGATACGCGCTACTACCAGCAAGCCGAAAACTACATGCAGGACATTGCAAGCGGCCGGCTTTCCCTCGATCCAGGTAGGCGGACACATGGCATCGAGCCAAGGCCCGTTATCGATGATGGCATCATCCGCATTGGCGAATCCTCGGATGTCGTGCAGCATGCCCAACGGGTGTTGAATGCAGAAGGCTTCCACGGTGCGGATGGGCAGCCTTTGCAAGAAGATGGCGTCTATCGCCTGTCCATGCAGCCGGCCGTCATCAACTATCAGCAGGCGCGAGGTCTTACGCCCACGGGCGACCTTGATCCCGCCACGCTGCAGCAGATTGCGCCGCGCGTGTTCCCGCCGGAAGTGAATCGACCGGCGCGCGACGCACCGAGCTACCTGGATCTCCACGGCAGCGCTGCGCCCGAGCGCGACCCGCTGCATCGGCAGGCAGAAGATGCCGTACGCCTTCTCGAACAAGGCCTGGGGAGAGAGTACGACGCCAACAGCGCCAAGCTCGCAGCGAGCGCCGCCTGTCTGGCAAAGGAGAACGGGCTATCGCGGATCGATCATGTGGTACTCAGCGAGGACTCGCGCAATGTACGGGCGGGCGAGAACCTGTTCGTTGTCCAAGGCGCATTGAACGATCCCGCGCATCTGCGCGCGCACATGCGCACCGAGGATGCCCTGGGCCAATCCGTCGAACAGTCGCTGGCGCAACTGCAGTCCTTGAACCAGGCGCAGCGTCAGGCCCAGGAAGCGGAGCAGCTCAATCAGGTGCAGGCCAAGCCTCATCAGATGGGCTAG
- a CDS encoding Z1 domain-containing protein, producing MDQEKVFDLEKFKFSQLEALSQYDRQLERLRLGRKEITSIETAVRGAVKNLERGARSFVIYGEPQSGKTEMMICLTGKLIDMGQQLIIHLLNDSVDLLTQNLGRFKESGLSPAARNFSEILDPAVKMKGNAYIVFCKKNGSDLRKLIEKISGIEPVVVIDDEADYASPNSKVNRPGERTPINDLIHQILNKSGIYIGVTATPARLDLNNTFDNDSKYWVDFPAHSHYTGQDIFFPMESQPKYQRTLLPDAGDDPKYSRQALFGFLVNAAHLNITVLERERNFSFLIHTSGKKIDHKSDWGVIHSTLTALADEKSAEFARYVEAIWFLARSRYPEADTDEITRYILRNISRHALVVLNSERDWKDNSSAATNPQSLFTIIIGGNIVSRGVTLNNLLSMFFTRDVKHKIQQDTYIQRARMFGARGEYLAFFELTIPQALYLDWHRCFVFHKLALSAIREGLGSLVWIGDSRISPVSSSSINRGTVDLDRGEMAFPIFDLTDKIISISSGTDESLARLRALAEIIEDTNLPQYLIRFIERTSAGQYGLVALHPPMNITGYTDANHEQISRAKGFIGNTQLNKSPTAVHHVFLARNNQGKARIIYKYRGNIQFIKNMTNDP from the coding sequence ATGGACCAGGAGAAGGTATTTGACTTGGAGAAGTTCAAATTCTCTCAACTTGAAGCGTTGTCTCAATACGATAGGCAGCTTGAGAGGCTGAGGCTAGGACGCAAAGAGATCACCTCAATTGAGACAGCTGTCCGAGGCGCAGTAAAAAACCTAGAGCGGGGCGCCCGCTCTTTTGTAATTTATGGCGAGCCCCAAAGTGGCAAAACAGAGATGATGATATGCCTGACCGGCAAGCTTATCGACATGGGACAGCAGCTCATCATTCACTTACTGAATGACAGCGTCGATTTACTTACACAGAATCTCGGAAGATTCAAAGAATCCGGATTATCTCCGGCCGCCAGAAACTTTAGTGAGATTCTAGATCCCGCTGTCAAGATGAAAGGGAATGCATATATAGTTTTTTGCAAAAAGAACGGCTCTGACCTTCGGAAACTTATTGAAAAAATATCTGGAATCGAACCCGTTGTGGTCATCGATGATGAAGCAGACTATGCATCCCCCAACTCTAAGGTTAACCGACCCGGAGAACGCACCCCAATTAACGACTTAATTCATCAAATACTTAACAAAAGTGGCATATATATCGGAGTCACGGCCACACCGGCCCGTCTTGATTTGAATAACACTTTTGATAATGACAGCAAATACTGGGTTGACTTTCCAGCCCACTCGCATTACACGGGGCAAGACATTTTTTTCCCGATGGAAAGCCAGCCAAAATATCAACGCACGCTACTTCCAGATGCGGGCGACGACCCGAAGTATTCTCGCCAGGCACTTTTTGGATTTCTTGTTAACGCAGCCCACTTGAACATTACCGTTCTAGAAAGAGAACGTAACTTTTCTTTCCTCATTCACACCAGCGGGAAAAAGATCGATCATAAAAGCGATTGGGGTGTTATCCATTCAACTCTCACAGCCTTAGCTGATGAAAAAAGCGCGGAATTTGCGCGCTATGTGGAAGCAATCTGGTTCCTCGCGCGATCTCGATATCCAGAAGCCGATACAGATGAGATAACTCGATATATATTGAGAAATATATCAAGGCACGCACTTGTTGTATTGAACAGCGAGCGTGACTGGAAGGACAATTCTAGTGCAGCCACAAATCCCCAAAGTTTATTTACCATAATAATTGGCGGAAATATCGTCTCTCGCGGCGTAACATTAAACAATCTGCTTTCAATGTTTTTCACACGCGACGTTAAACATAAAATCCAGCAAGACACTTATATTCAGCGCGCGCGCATGTTTGGGGCCAGAGGTGAATACCTGGCGTTTTTTGAGTTGACAATTCCGCAGGCGCTTTACTTAGACTGGCATCGTTGCTTCGTTTTTCACAAATTGGCACTTTCGGCTATTCGTGAGGGGCTTGGCTCGCTTGTATGGATCGGAGACAGCAGGATTTCGCCGGTCTCTTCTAGTAGTATCAATCGTGGAACAGTTGATCTTGACCGTGGCGAGATGGCATTCCCAATCTTTGACCTTACAGACAAGATTATTTCAATTTCAAGCGGAACCGACGAATCACTTGCGAGGTTGCGCGCTTTAGCAGAGATAATTGAGGATACTAATCTTCCCCAGTATTTGATTCGATTTATTGAAAGAACGTCCGCAGGCCAGTACGGTCTAGTTGCCCTACATCCACCGATGAATATAACAGGGTACACCGACGCAAATCACGAACAAATTTCTCGCGCCAAAGGCTTTATCGGTAACACTCAGCTCAATAAGTCACCAACAGCTGTGCACCACGTGTTCTTGGCGCGCAACAACCAAGGCAAAGCTCGTATTATCTATAAATACCGAGGCAACATTCAGTTTATTAAGAACATGACCAATGATCCCTGA
- a CDS encoding SIR2 family protein, with the protein MNIGTALVDIFSSKPAGPFLFVGSGLSRRYLGLEDWKGLLSKFCVTGKPFEYYLSTANGSYPLAAQILARDFNAHWWSSSDYIASVDRFREKAINESSALRIEICEYLKSLDQAIALSTSYADEVRLLSNLNVDGVITTNWDLFLEQVFPDYKVYVGQEELLFSNPQEIGEIYKIHGSCGRPESLVLSDSDYDKFNERNAYLAAKLITLFVEHPVIFMGYSISDSNIQSLLKSISLCIGRDKIDQLRKNLIFIQRPSVGENHSISDTYMTVDGVQIPLVLIKTDNFIEIYEAIDKTKRKIPARVLRFCKEQLYELVQSAEPEKKLCVVGIDEIDNKDDVEFLVGVGVVGAGHAPALAGIGYAAIENQDLIHDLLHEDRAYDARQIVDFAIRSAGRNTKNVPVMKYLRAIGINSRDEYIASGLALDKWVDRDVKDFRTKQYAAPFRRRWRNSNAEEVIAGCTPENAAAYIPFLHPGKIDLEALRCFLIGNEEKMDYERSNYASSYRKLACFYDRLKWGW; encoded by the coding sequence TTGAATATCGGGACTGCTCTCGTTGATATTTTCTCCTCAAAACCCGCCGGCCCTTTTCTTTTTGTGGGTTCAGGTTTGTCACGTCGTTATCTTGGGTTGGAGGATTGGAAGGGGTTGCTTTCAAAATTCTGTGTTACGGGCAAGCCTTTTGAGTATTATCTCTCTACAGCCAATGGGAGCTATCCGCTCGCAGCACAAATTCTTGCTAGAGACTTCAACGCGCATTGGTGGTCCTCCTCCGACTATATAGCAAGCGTTGATAGGTTTCGAGAAAAGGCAATTAACGAGTCTTCTGCACTCAGGATAGAAATTTGCGAGTATCTGAAAAGCCTTGACCAGGCGATAGCACTTTCAACCTCCTATGCTGATGAAGTCAGGTTACTATCAAATTTGAATGTGGACGGAGTGATAACTACAAATTGGGACTTGTTCTTAGAGCAGGTATTTCCCGATTACAAGGTGTACGTCGGTCAAGAGGAGTTGCTTTTTTCGAACCCCCAGGAAATTGGCGAAATATACAAAATCCACGGTAGCTGTGGAAGGCCAGAATCGCTTGTGCTGTCAGATTCTGACTACGATAAATTTAACGAAAGAAATGCATACCTTGCGGCGAAATTAATAACTCTATTTGTTGAGCATCCCGTTATCTTCATGGGCTACTCAATTTCGGATTCTAATATTCAGTCATTACTTAAATCGATTTCTCTTTGCATAGGAAGAGACAAGATCGATCAGCTTCGCAAAAATTTGATTTTCATTCAACGCCCCAGCGTCGGAGAAAATCACTCGATTTCTGATACATATATGACAGTGGATGGCGTCCAGATACCACTGGTCCTTATCAAGACGGATAATTTTATAGAAATCTACGAAGCTATAGATAAAACAAAGCGTAAGATTCCAGCGAGAGTCCTTCGTTTCTGTAAGGAGCAGCTTTACGAGCTGGTGCAATCAGCTGAACCTGAGAAAAAACTCTGTGTAGTTGGTATTGATGAAATAGATAATAAGGACGACGTTGAGTTTTTAGTGGGGGTCGGTGTAGTTGGAGCAGGGCACGCTCCCGCTCTTGCTGGAATTGGATACGCTGCTATAGAAAATCAGGATTTAATACATGATCTTTTGCATGAAGATAGGGCGTATGACGCGCGCCAAATTGTCGATTTCGCTATCAGGTCCGCCGGGCGGAACACAAAGAATGTTCCTGTAATGAAGTATCTTAGAGCAATTGGTATAAATTCGCGGGATGAATATATAGCCAGTGGTCTCGCTCTTGATAAATGGGTGGACAGAGATGTTAAGGATTTTAGGACCAAGCAATATGCCGCGCCTTTTAGGCGGCGCTGGAGGAATTCGAATGCAGAGGAGGTGATTGCTGGCTGCACGCCTGAGAATGCAGCGGCATACATTCCATTTTTGCATCCCGGGAAAATAGATTTGGAGGCATTAAGGTGTTTTTTAATAGGGAATGAGGAGAAGATGGATTATGAGCGATCCAATTATGCTAGCAGTTATCGAAAGCTGGCTTGCTTCTACGATAGGCTTAAGTGGGGTTGGTAA
- a CDS encoding type II toxin-antitoxin system HicB family antitoxin gives MRYAVVIEQAGNNYSAYVPDLPGCVATGATTAEVEGLIREAIELHLAGMREDGEVIPLPSSQVEYVDVAA, from the coding sequence ATGCGTTACGCCGTCGTCATCGAGCAAGCGGGTAACAACTACTCTGCCTACGTGCCGGATCTCCCTGGTTGTGTAGCGACGGGTGCGACCACCGCGGAGGTTGAGGGATTGATCCGCGAGGCGATCGAGTTGCATCTGGCGGGTATGCGCGAGGATGGGGAGGTGATTCCGCTGCCGTCGAGTCAGGTTGAATACGTGGATGTGGCGGCGTGA
- a CDS encoding type II toxin-antitoxin system HicA family toxin — MPPKIRDVLQQLKDAGWQQVGQAGSHRQFKHPVYPGRVTVAGKPSDDVAPGTLNSILKQAGLKR; from the coding sequence ATGCCCCCGAAAATCCGCGACGTGCTGCAACAACTCAAGGACGCAGGCTGGCAGCAAGTCGGCCAGGCCGGCAGCCACCGCCAGTTCAAGCATCCTGTCTACCCAGGCCGCGTGACAGTTGCCGGCAAGCCGAGCGATGATGTGGCTCCCGGCACCCTGAACAGCATTCTCAAACAGGCCGGCCTGAAGAGGTAA
- the aceE gene encoding pyruvate dehydrogenase (acetyl-transferring), homodimeric type, whose product MNWLNEVLQNDPNPTETQEWIESLKAVIDVAGPERAHQLLEDMVELTRRSGAYLPFSPTTEYVNTIAPANEAKSPGDAAIEWKIRSIIRWNAMATVVRANRKPGDLGGHIASFASSATLYDVGFNHFWRAPSDNHPGDLLYIQGHSSPGVYARAFLEGRISEDQLNNFRMEVDGQGISSYPHPWLMPDFWQTPTVSMGLGPLSAIYQAQFMKYLEHRGLIEKSDRKVWCFIGDGESDEPETLGAIALAGREGLDNLIFVVNCNLQRLDGPVRGNGKIIQELEGVFRGGGWNVIKLLWGGYWDPLLAKDTDGVLRKLMMETVDGEYQNCKAFGGAYTRANFFGKYPETAAMVAGLSDDDIWRLNRGGHDPHKVYAAYHQAVNTKGMPTVILAKTVKGYGMGSSGESLNPTHQTKKLDDDAVRAFRDRFNIPLSDKQLADAEQVPFYHPGPDSPEVQYLQARRAALGGYLPQRRRKADQSFDVPGLDKYDRLLKSSGERSYSTTMAFVQSLNIALRDKDLGPRIVPIVADEARTFGMEGMFRQIGIYAPFGQKYKPVDADQLMFYREDQSGQVLQQGISEPGAISSWMAAGTSYSVSNVPMLPFYIYYSMFGFQRVGDIAWQAADMRTRGFLLGGTAGRTTLNGEGLQHEDGFSQVIAGSIPNVRSYDPTFGYEVTVVMQYGMKRMMQEQVDEYYYITLMNENYTHPEMPAGAEDGIIKGMYLLTDAGKPKKGELRVQLLGSGTILREAIAAAELLDKDFGVTADIWSCPSFNELRRDGFDAERWNRLHPEGEQRKPYVTQLLEGRQGPVVAATDYVRAFADQIRAFVPAHYTVLGTDGFGRSDTRANLRRFFEVDRYYIAHAAIAALAKDGKMTGKDVARAIKQYKIDPEKANPVGV is encoded by the coding sequence ATGAACTGGTTGAACGAGGTGCTGCAGAACGATCCGAACCCCACTGAGACCCAGGAGTGGATCGAATCGCTCAAGGCCGTCATCGATGTGGCGGGCCCCGAGCGCGCGCATCAGCTGCTGGAGGACATGGTCGAGCTGACCCGCCGCTCCGGTGCCTACCTGCCGTTCTCGCCGACCACCGAGTACGTCAACACCATCGCCCCCGCCAACGAGGCCAAGAGCCCGGGCGATGCGGCCATCGAGTGGAAGATCCGCTCGATCATCCGCTGGAACGCCATGGCCACCGTGGTCCGCGCCAACCGCAAGCCGGGCGACCTGGGCGGCCACATCGCCTCCTTCGCCTCCAGCGCCACCCTGTACGACGTGGGCTTCAACCACTTCTGGCGCGCCCCGTCCGACAACCACCCCGGCGACCTGCTCTACATCCAGGGCCACAGCTCCCCGGGCGTCTACGCCCGCGCCTTCCTCGAAGGCCGCATCAGCGAAGACCAGCTCAACAACTTCCGCATGGAAGTGGACGGGCAGGGCATCTCCTCCTACCCGCACCCGTGGCTGATGCCGGACTTCTGGCAGACCCCCACCGTGTCGATGGGCCTGGGCCCGCTCAGCGCCATCTACCAGGCGCAGTTCATGAAGTACCTGGAGCACCGCGGCCTGATCGAGAAGTCCGACCGCAAGGTGTGGTGCTTCATCGGCGACGGCGAGAGCGACGAGCCGGAAACCCTGGGCGCCATCGCCCTGGCCGGCCGCGAAGGCCTGGACAACCTCATCTTCGTGGTGAACTGCAACCTGCAGCGCCTGGACGGCCCGGTGCGCGGCAACGGCAAGATCATCCAGGAACTGGAAGGCGTGTTCCGCGGCGGCGGCTGGAACGTCATCAAGCTGCTGTGGGGCGGGTACTGGGATCCGCTTCTGGCCAAGGACACCGACGGCGTGCTGCGCAAGCTGATGATGGAAACCGTCGACGGCGAGTACCAGAACTGCAAGGCCTTCGGCGGCGCCTACACCCGCGCCAACTTCTTCGGCAAATACCCGGAGACCGCGGCCATGGTCGCCGGCCTGTCCGACGACGACATCTGGCGCCTGAACCGCGGCGGCCACGACCCGCACAAGGTCTACGCCGCCTACCACCAGGCGGTGAACACCAAGGGCATGCCCACCGTGATCCTGGCCAAGACGGTCAAGGGCTACGGCATGGGCTCCTCGGGCGAATCGCTCAACCCCACCCACCAGACCAAGAAGCTGGACGACGACGCCGTGCGCGCGTTCCGCGACCGCTTCAACATCCCGCTCAGCGACAAGCAGCTGGCCGACGCCGAGCAGGTGCCGTTCTACCACCCCGGCCCGGACTCGCCGGAAGTGCAGTACCTGCAGGCGCGCCGCGCCGCGCTCGGCGGCTACCTGCCGCAGCGCCGCCGCAAGGCCGACCAGTCCTTCGACGTGCCCGGCCTGGACAAGTACGACCGCCTGCTCAAGTCCAGCGGCGAGCGCAGCTACTCCACCACCATGGCCTTCGTGCAGAGCCTCAACATCGCCCTGCGCGACAAGGACCTGGGCCCGCGCATCGTGCCCATCGTGGCCGACGAAGCGCGCACCTTCGGCATGGAAGGCATGTTCCGCCAGATCGGCATCTACGCCCCGTTCGGCCAGAAGTACAAGCCGGTGGACGCGGACCAGCTGATGTTCTACCGCGAAGACCAGTCCGGCCAGGTGCTGCAGCAGGGCATCAGCGAGCCGGGCGCCATCTCCTCGTGGATGGCCGCCGGCACCAGCTACTCGGTCAGCAACGTGCCGATGCTGCCGTTCTACATCTACTACTCCATGTTCGGCTTCCAGCGCGTGGGCGACATCGCCTGGCAGGCGGCGGACATGCGCACCCGCGGCTTCCTGCTCGGCGGCACCGCCGGCCGCACCACGCTCAACGGCGAAGGCCTGCAGCACGAAGACGGCTTCAGCCAGGTCATCGCCGGCTCCATCCCCAACGTGCGCAGCTACGACCCCACCTTCGGCTACGAAGTCACCGTGGTCATGCAGTACGGCATGAAGCGGATGATGCAGGAGCAGGTGGACGAGTACTACTACATCACCCTGATGAACGAAAACTACACCCACCCGGAAATGCCGGCCGGTGCAGAGGACGGCATCATCAAGGGCATGTACCTGCTGACCGACGCCGGCAAGCCCAAGAAGGGCGAACTGCGCGTGCAGCTGCTGGGCTCGGGCACCATCCTGCGCGAAGCCATCGCCGCCGCCGAACTGCTGGACAAGGACTTCGGCGTCACCGCCGACATCTGGTCCTGCCCCAGCTTCAACGAACTGCGCCGCGACGGCTTCGATGCCGAGCGCTGGAACCGCCTGCATCCGGAAGGCGAGCAGCGCAAGCCGTACGTGACCCAGCTGCTGGAAGGGCGCCAGGGGCCGGTGGTGGCGGCGACGGACTATGTGCGTGCGTTTGCTGACCAGATCCGTGCGTTCGTGCCGGCGCACTACACCGTGCTGGGTACGGATGGCTTCGGCCGCTCCGACACCCGTGCCAACCTGCGTCGGTTCTTCGAAGTGGACCGGTACTACATCGCGCATGCCGCGATTGCGGCGCTGGCGAAGGACGGGAAGATGACGGGCAAGGACGTGGCGCGGGCGATCAAGCAGTACAAGATCGATCCGGAGAAGGCTAATCCGGTTGGGGTCTAA
- a CDS encoding SpoIIE family protein phosphatase: MVLWGSLIQVALLLGLAVLFYLGARQVVVRNAREEVAGLTQQTARSLDATLGSVQVSGRTLAASAAAVGRQPVNLRNLLHATLEGDPDIAGALLVIEAGALKGDDRGFAWHLRRTRSGVIEQPAEALGFDYRSMPWYRRTLAAPAPWWSEPYSDASTGGDFLTTYNLPLRLPGDGPQARAIGMVSVDVPLKRLQAIVGELPASAGLQPMLLSPDGLFVLHPDPALRFRRTLEAHVARARPDLSPLARAVAAHAPVRFSHTAPDGERYLTQSAAVGDTGWTFALTVSERYIVAGLNRIALWVGLGGGTALLLWLWLLRGYTARLARPIEDLTNSAGHFSQGEFDYPLRHVERQDEVGVMARAFDRARGSIKLQLEEIATLAQARQRMQSELSIARDIQQAMLPGGRTFDSAHKHLETYALLEPATMVGGDFYQFFETEPGLLWFVVGDVSDKGVPAALFMARAMTVLEVAARRHNRPDAILIAASRRMVEGNDTCMFATVLCGLIDVHSGDYWLSSAGHEPPALLGADGQVQLLALESGPPLGIEPQTRYPVVRGRLAAGATLLSYTDGITEAMDAHDRPYGDARLLAALQPGIDAQAQCARVLADVHAFTAGAPQSDDITLLAIRLRQDPTREGAT; the protein is encoded by the coding sequence ATGGTGCTGTGGGGCAGCCTGATCCAGGTGGCGCTGCTGCTGGGCCTGGCGGTGCTGTTCTACCTGGGCGCGCGCCAGGTGGTGGTGCGCAATGCGCGCGAGGAGGTGGCCGGGCTGACCCAGCAGACCGCGCGCAGCCTGGACGCGACGCTGGGGTCGGTGCAGGTGAGCGGGCGCACGCTGGCGGCCAGCGCGGCGGCGGTGGGGCGGCAGCCGGTCAACCTGCGCAACCTGCTGCACGCCACGCTGGAGGGCGACCCGGACATCGCCGGGGCGCTGCTGGTGATCGAGGCGGGCGCGCTGAAGGGCGACGACCGCGGCTTCGCCTGGCACCTGCGGCGCACGCGCAGCGGCGTGATCGAGCAGCCGGCCGAGGCGCTGGGGTTCGACTACCGCAGCATGCCCTGGTACCGGCGCACGCTGGCGGCGCCGGCGCCGTGGTGGTCCGAGCCGTACAGCGACGCCTCCACCGGCGGCGATTTCCTCACCACCTACAACCTGCCGCTGCGCCTGCCCGGCGACGGCCCGCAGGCGCGCGCGATCGGCATGGTCAGCGTGGACGTGCCGCTGAAGCGGCTGCAGGCGATCGTCGGCGAGCTGCCGGCCAGCGCCGGGTTGCAGCCGATGCTGCTGTCGCCGGACGGGCTGTTCGTGCTGCATCCGGACCCGGCGCTGCGCTTCCGCCGCACCCTGGAGGCGCACGTGGCGCGGGCGCGGCCGGACCTGTCGCCGCTGGCCCGCGCGGTGGCCGCGCATGCGCCGGTGCGCTTTTCCCACACCGCGCCCGACGGCGAGCGCTACCTGACCCAGAGCGCGGCGGTCGGCGACACCGGCTGGACCTTCGCGCTGACCGTGTCCGAGCGCTACATCGTGGCCGGGCTCAACCGCATCGCGCTGTGGGTGGGGCTGGGCGGCGGCACCGCGCTGCTGCTGTGGCTGTGGCTGCTGCGCGGCTACACCGCGCGGCTGGCGCGGCCGATCGAGGACCTGACCAACTCGGCCGGGCACTTCAGCCAGGGCGAGTTCGACTACCCGCTGCGGCACGTGGAGCGGCAGGACGAGGTGGGGGTGATGGCGCGCGCCTTCGACCGCGCGCGCGGGTCGATCAAGCTGCAGCTGGAGGAGATCGCCACCCTGGCGCAGGCGCGGCAGCGGATGCAGAGCGAGCTGTCGATCGCGCGCGACATCCAGCAGGCGATGCTGCCCGGCGGGCGCACCTTCGACAGCGCGCACAAGCACCTGGAGACCTACGCGCTGCTGGAGCCGGCGACGATGGTCGGCGGCGACTTCTACCAGTTCTTCGAGACCGAGCCGGGGCTGCTGTGGTTCGTGGTCGGCGACGTATCCGACAAGGGCGTGCCGGCGGCGCTGTTCATGGCGCGGGCGATGACCGTGCTGGAGGTGGCCGCGCGCCGCCACAACCGGCCGGACGCGATCCTGATCGCGGCCTCCAGGCGCATGGTCGAAGGTAACGACACCTGCATGTTCGCCACCGTGCTGTGCGGGCTGATCGACGTGCACAGCGGCGACTACTGGCTGTCCAGCGCCGGGCACGAGCCGCCGGCGCTGCTCGGCGCCGACGGCCAGGTGCAGCTGCTGGCGCTGGAATCGGGACCGCCGCTGGGGATCGAGCCGCAGACCCGCTATCCGGTGGTGCGCGGGCGCCTGGCCGCCGGCGCCACGCTGCTGAGCTACACCGACGGCATCACCGAGGCGATGGACGCGCACGACCGGCCCTACGGCGATGCGCGGCTGCTGGCCGCGCTGCAGCCCGGCATCGACGCGCAGGCGCAGTGCGCGCGGGTGCTGGCCGACGTGCACGCGTTCACCGCGGGCGCACCGCAGTCCGACGACATTACCCTGCTGGCGATACGTCTGCGCCAGGACCCGACACGGGAGGGAGCGACATGA
- a CDS encoding ATP-binding protein: MKLRLQMAPALDTLAQLSDTLEAALLRHGVTWEHVSRARLIVEELACNTLEHGHLSGEQPPVEVTLQVESGALVLEFHDSGPAFDLRSAPPPDLDADIAERPIGGLGLHLVRQLADHIDYRHDAGRNVVRITLLQPFGPIPQEFPA; this comes from the coding sequence ATGAAACTGCGGCTGCAGATGGCGCCGGCGCTGGACACGCTGGCGCAGCTGAGCGACACGCTGGAGGCGGCGCTGCTGCGCCACGGCGTGACCTGGGAGCACGTGAGCCGGGCACGGCTGATCGTGGAGGAACTGGCCTGCAACACCCTCGAGCACGGCCACCTGAGCGGCGAGCAGCCGCCGGTGGAAGTGACCTTGCAGGTGGAGAGCGGCGCGCTGGTGCTGGAATTCCACGACAGCGGCCCGGCCTTCGACCTGCGCAGCGCGCCGCCGCCGGACCTGGACGCGGACATCGCCGAGCGCCCGATCGGCGGCCTCGGCCTGCACCTGGTGCGGCAACTCGCCGACCACATCGACTACCGCCACGACGCCGGCCGCAACGTCGTGCGCATCACCTTGCTGCAGCCCTTCGGCCCCATCCCCCAGGAGTTCCCCGCATGA
- a CDS encoding STAS domain-containing protein: protein MTTLSLQIDPAQDKRQRITLSGRLDTHTYQALDEALAPLLATPITTLVLDLSHLDYISSAGIRSIFKARKVLATREGRVLVVNPQPQIRKVFDVVKAVPVNEIFTSVQELDDYLDEMQRRVLEEGDGG, encoded by the coding sequence ATGACCACGTTGAGCCTGCAGATCGACCCCGCGCAGGACAAGCGCCAGCGCATCACCCTCAGCGGGCGCCTGGACACGCACACCTACCAGGCGCTGGACGAGGCGCTGGCGCCGCTGCTGGCCACGCCGATCACCACGTTGGTGCTGGACCTGTCGCACCTGGACTACATCAGCAGCGCCGGCATCCGCTCGATCTTCAAGGCGCGCAAGGTGCTGGCCACGCGCGAGGGCCGCGTGCTGGTGGTCAACCCGCAACCGCAGATCCGCAAGGTGTTCGACGTGGTCAAGGCGGTACCGGTGAACGAGATCTTCACCTCGGTGCAGGAGCTGGACGATTACCTGGATGAGATGCAGCGCAGGGTGCTTGAGGAGGGGGATGGGGGGTGA
- a CDS encoding PadR family transcriptional regulator: MIETQPRHGYELIRAVADLFHGLYTPSAGTVYPTLAQLEAQGLVQADAGAARKRYAITADGRAFVQAQRAHLDAAVERTHHSARALVRANVPAPVREAMRRIKHGLLARHGRWTEAEIARVAQLLAQAADGMERGDD, encoded by the coding sequence ATGATCGAGACCCAGCCGCGCCACGGCTACGAGCTGATCCGCGCGGTCGCCGACCTGTTCCATGGGCTGTACACGCCCAGCGCCGGCACCGTCTACCCGACCCTGGCGCAGCTGGAGGCGCAGGGCCTGGTGCAGGCCGACGCCGGTGCGGCGCGCAAGCGCTACGCGATCACCGCCGATGGCCGCGCCTTCGTGCAGGCGCAGCGCGCGCACCTGGACGCGGCCGTGGAGCGCACCCACCACAGCGCCCGCGCGCTGGTGCGCGCCAACGTGCCGGCGCCGGTGCGCGAGGCGATGCGCCGGATCAAGCACGGGCTGCTGGCGCGCCACGGCCGCTGGACCGAGGCGGAGATCGCCCGCGTCGCGCAGTTGCTGGCGCAGGCCGCCGACGGCATGGAGCGCGGCGATGACTGA